The genomic region TGATTTAGGAGGGTTTCTTAttcttcagcaaacatttatagtAGCCAAGGTGCTGGACTAGATACAAGGATGTGACATTGAACCAGACACGGTGCCTGCCCTCCAGCAGCTTCGTGTTCAGACAGCGAAACAGAGAAGACCTGGCCATTTCCATTCAGAGAGGTGGGGGCTTAGCAGTGATGGGCACACAAGGAGGGACTCCTAAGAAAGCCTTCAAGACTCTGGAGGAGTTCTGGGTGGAAAATGCTAGTCCCAAGCGGAACCAAATGACTAAGGCAGAAAAGCTAAAGCTGGGAGAAAAGGCAACATTAGTTGCCCCAAGTGTCGCTGCCTTTGGGGAAAGTTTGGTTTTTAATTGTGGTCATGACAGCTGTTACTATCGTTATGTCATTGCCTGTCTTCATAAAGCATTCCTCTGCTCATGTAGGACGTTTTCCTGAATCAGAAATCTCTCAGTCCCTAGGGTCTCAAGCTGCCAGGGTCGGAGAAACCAGCTTTAAATCCTGGTCCTGCTCCATGGCGACTGTTTTGAACTTAGACAAATGGCTTAACTGTCTCTTAGCATGCAGATGATGGCAGGACCCAGGCTGCAAATCTGTCATTCTTGCCTGTTTCCTGCTCCCAGGAGAGAACCTGTGccgtgcttgtgtgtgtgcatgtgttgcaCGTACGTGTTGTTGTTAGGAAGCTGTGATCTGCTGGCCTCCTGGAGCTGCAGCCCAAGGTGAATTCATGCTGGCCAGAGGCCACAGGTGTGTCTGGGTGCCTGGGCCCCGTCTCACGTGATTTTCTTGCTTGCCGTTCTGGAGATTGCACTCTGGGAAATAATTCCCCGTGGAGTCATGGACCTCATCAGTCCACCTTTTGAATCAGTGATCTCCAGACATTTCTGGAACCCACCAGGTGATGGCCTCAGGGAGCTCTACACACCAAGCAGAACCTTCTGTCCTTTAGCCCTGTGATCAGAGCCATGTCCCCAGCAGGATCTGATGGAAGGGCACATTTGGAATGTGTCTGCCCGGAGAGAGGGCTACAGCAAAGATTTGCACCTGAAACTCCTTAGTTTCATAAAGAAGCCAAGATCATGGGCATGGGTACCTCTTAAGAGCAGTTGCCCAGCTCACCATGAAGTCAAcgatacatatttatttttgagtGAGGGAAACCATGCTCCAAGAAATGCAGAGTTCatgttttatctttaaaacaagGGGGAACATCAAAGTTCAGAGGGGGGAGCACACTGGAATACGGGGAGCATAGTGATGTCAAGAGAGCACTGTGGGTTTGGGGCATTAGTGGGACTGGGGCAGGGCAGTGAGTTGGCCTGGATCCCTTCTGGCCCTAACCCTATGTAATTGTGTAGCGAGGCAAGTATTTCGCTTTGTTGGGCCTCAGCCTTCTCATCCATTAAGTGAAGGAGTTAGATACCAGAGAGACCTGATGTCCCTCCCTATTAAAAGACAGTAATCTCAGAGCtggccccattgcctagtggttaagtttacacactccactgtggcggcctagagttcgccagttcggatcctgggcacagacctacacaccactcatcaagccatgctgtggtggcatcccacatagaagaactagaatgacttgcaactaagatatacaaatatgttctgggctttgaggagaaaaaggaaaaataaagagaaaaattggcaacagatgttagctcagggccaattttcctcaccaaaaaaaattttttaattaaaaagaaagacactaATCTTGAAATTAGAACAGCTGTTTCCTGGCAAGATTGTGTGTTATTGCCCATGTCAGAAACAGACTCCCTGATGGTCAGATTTGGTATGCTGTGGATACTCATTCCTTTTGTTGTAGAAACATCAGATGCAGAAGTTAAATTCCCACAACTTCCAGGTACCTATTGCTGaaaaacaaaccaccccaaaacagTAGCTTAAAGCAGCAAAAGTCATTTATTTTGTCCACGAATGTTAACGttgactgggctcagctgggtggctcTCACTTGGGGTCTCTTGTGTGATCACAATCCAATAGTGGCTGGGCCAGGCTCATCTCCTAGGCTCCTTCCCTCTCAGTTCTCACGCCTGGCTGGGGCTAGACCAGCTGGGCTCCCGAGGCCTTCCTCTCACTCTCCACACGGACTCTGCACACTCCTTCTCCGCATGGGCTCTGCACACTCTCTCCGCATGGGCTCTGCACTCTCTCTCCCGCAGGGGTTCTGCCCACTCTGTCTCCGCATGGGCTCTGCACACTCTCCACATGGGCTCTGCACTCTCTCTCCGCAGGGGCTCTGCACACTCTGTCTCCACATGGGCTCTGCACTCTCTCTCCACAGGGGCTTGCACTCTCTCCGCAGGGCTTCTGCACACTCTCTCTTTGCATGGGCTCTGCATACTCTCTCTTCGCATGGGCTCTGCACATTCTCTCCACATGCCTCTGCACACTCAGTCTCCACGTGCTAGCTTCGAAGGAAGGGAACTCATTACATGGGGCTGAAGGCCCTGAGGAGAAAACTGCAGAAGCTGCGTGACCTGTTCTGCCCTGTCCTGGGATGTTATGTGGTGTCACTTGCCTCATTCTGTTCACTAAGGAAGTCACAAAGGCCCACCCAGTTCCAAGGGGAGGGGAAACAGACTCCCCCTCTCGGTGGGAGGAGTGTGAGAGAACTTACAGACGCAGATTTTAAATCACCATACCAAGCATCCAGGATGGCCGAGCTGCCATCTTGCTTAGGGCTGAGGGATGGCTTAGAAGACTTCTCAGACTCCTGTGATTCTGTCACAAGGCTTTGGAGGCGATGGAGACAATGGCTGGCAGTGGAAACCTAGTTTAATGAGGAGGGAAGCTCTACttaaaagaagatatttaaaattacaagGAAAGTGGGATAGAATTCTGTTTATATGTGTAAAGGAAAATTTGTCTTTGTAACAAATATGTCTTGTGTGTATGTAAGCAATTTTAAGAGCAAATTATGCAGTGAATTTAATTAAACAATggtgtgcatgagatgccaggactggggaagaagagagaattacAGCAGGGTTTCCAGCCCTTGTATTGAACTACTACAAGTGTGCCACCTGCCCCCAGGTACTTGCAAAGAAAGTTAATTGACTGGCTTGTTAAAAGAAGACCAAGTGTGTGATACAGAGCCCTGAAATGGAGATAGAAGAAAACAAGAGGGAAGAAAAGTCGAAAGACCAATGACAGAAAGTCAATTCCCAAAAGATTATGGATCATTGCTTTGAATGTGCAGAGCGGGGCGGGGCTGAGGGGGTGCAGACAGTGAGTGAAAGTGGTTGCGAGTGTAGACTCTGAGCCAGCTGCCAGGTTCAGAGCACAGCTCACCATTCCCCAGCTGAGTGAAAGGAGGCAGGTTCctgtccctctctgtgcctcctttcCTCAGTTGCAGTAGGGAGGGAGTACCCGCCTCCTCACGTTGTTGGGAGGATAAATGTGTCATTACGGGCTTTGCCCTTCCAGCAGCTCCTGGTACGCAGGAAGCACTCCATAAGGATGAGCCGTTTCTCTCTTCACCAGTTCCCTCCTCGCCTTTGCCAGTTGCAAATATCACCCCCAGTGTGGACTGTGGGCAGCCCACAAATAAACAGGAGGAAGGCCCTTCCTTCCCTTGGGTCCTGGGATCAGGTATGCAGTGGAATTCTGGGTAGAATTCTGTGACATCTAGGTCCCCATCTATCTGTGGGTTACCCCCCTCACACACACTTGTCCTTATTCTAGCACACTTGAAAAATCAATTCCACTTTTAGAGCACGTCAAGCTAGATTTTAGTTTTAGTCTCTCTTACATATTTGAAGTTAGAGCCTCCAGAGTCCATTATGTAAATCTATGCAAAGGATATGCAAAGAGGCGCTAGCCCCAgactgtggggaggggagcaagCAGGCCAGCACAAAGGGCCTTGAATGAAAATTTGCATCCCGAGTTGAAGGCCTTGTACGGTTATTGTGACAGTGTTCAGTTGTTAACCTTTTGTGCCAAGGAGGAGAGGTAAACTCTTGTCTGATTTCCATATTGAAGGTGACAGGCGAGGTTGAAGGAGAGGTTTGGGCTGTGCAACACTGTAGCAATTTTTatggaacaaatgaaaaattgcTTTGAAATAATAACTGTGATGCAGGCTGTGTCCCCAAAACTGTGTgctcttggacaagtcacttcacctcttcCATTGCCCACTCTGTGAAATGAGGGCACTAGATTCGGTTTCCCCTAGGGCCCCTCTCACCGTGACAGCTAAACGTCTTCCTCCAGGTGGAACCCCTTGCACGCAGCATGGCAGCATCCATTCAGGTACCAAAGGATTACTCTAAAGTCTTGAGAAGAAATGGCTGAGGTGTCATTTTACAGTCctcccagagagaaaaagaaaacttcaggggATGCTGgcaactgaaaaaaaacaaaaaacaaactgaaaaaaaacctGCAGGAGCAGCAAAGGCAAACACGTTTACTCACGTGGTGAGTCTCAAGACAAGGAGGAGCCGGCCATCCACTTCCCAGGTGGGAGGAGTCTAGCCCCTGGACTGCTCCTGGTGGGAATGTCAGGGGAATTTCTTTCCCTGAGCATTTTAAAGACCAGGATGTGTTAACCCCTCTGCCTCTGGAGTGCTACGGAAGTTCTCCTAGAGGCCAAGAagctcctctcccacccccaggcctgtCACTGGCGTCACTAGGGGTCTCTCTGAAAGCTTTGTGTTGCCCTTGATGCTGTTGCCAAAAGATTACTGTGTCCTTGGTCTCTGATCTCTGATTGTAGCGAACACATCTGGTGCTCCACCCCAGGGATCCTCTGGGCCCTTAATTTTAACTCCAGCTGTTGCGGCAGCCACCAGCTGGGCACTCCATAACCTGACAGGCCCTCCACCCAGGGCTGCTCTGACTCAGCCCCGCGCCTCGTGCAGGAGCGAGGACGTGCGGTGGAGTGAGCACCACGCAGCAGCCCTGGGCCAGTTGGGTGGGAGCTGCTGCTAAGTGCCCCTCTCACACGGACAGTTGGAGGTGCCGTCTACTCAGCTCCTTGGGGGTCCCCAGTGAATCTGAGTTGCCCGTTCTTGTCAGCTCGTAACCTGCCCTTGGAGTGATTTTCCCTGTTTCACTCATCTCAGACTCTCATGGCCGTCCCTTCAGATCACTTCCCAGAATAAACCATCTGCACACAGCCCCATCTCCGCCTCTCCTTCTTGGGGCATCTCTGAGGGAGACACTTGTGTCggtctgctcaggctgccgtaacaaaggaccacagacgAGGGGTTAAATAACAACGGATGGTTGccttctcacagttcaggaggccagaaggccAAGCTTCAGCTGCCAAGAGGATTGGTCTCCCACTGGCTtgcagagggctgccttctcACCGTGTCCTCTCGTGGCCTTCTGTCTGCAGAGcatccctgtgtctctctgtgtgtcctaatctcctcttcttctaaggacaccaggcAGATTGGATTCGGGCCACCCTGATAGCTTCATTTTACCTTACTCATCTCTTTAAGGGCCCTGTGTCAAATACAGGCACATTCTGAGGAcctggaggttagggcttcaacatacgcgTTAGGAggaacacagttcagtccataacaatgcTTACATTGAACCAAGGCACTCGTGAGGCAGCAGAGGCTAGTAGAGAATGTCCCTCAGAACGTCAGAGGTCACAAGCACCAGTTCTAAGACTACGTTGTCCCTGTGGTGTTAAGCTGCAGGAGAGGGGCTGAGTAACCCTGAGCCAGTCAGAGCATAGTGGCACGTTGTTGCTTCTGTGGGTGCAACTTACCGTCCTTCTTGTCCCCCTTGTGCATCATCGGTGGTGCTTGACCAGGAAAAGCATGCATTTTGGATACTGCCCTGGTTTCGTATACTTCTGCTGCTTGGGACTTTGAACTTGGTActtaatctccctgagcctcaatttcctgcCCCGGCGAATGGCTGTGAGGGTTCAATCAAGTGTGAAAGACTGGGCTGGAACAGGCGCTCAATAAAGTTTTTAGGACTGACCTGAATAAGCAGAGCACACAGTTGATGTATGCTTTAGATCACAAATGAAAGTTTAGAAAGGTAGGTTGGTCTTAGAGATGGTGGGGGCTACAGTCTCTGATCTACAGTCCCTCAGCCTCCCCACACCCACTAATTTGCAAGTGCAGGGTGAGGGGGACGTCAGTCCACTCCGGGACTCCACCCCACACCTAAGTTGGAGGCGGCCCCAGTGGTGCTGCTGGAGATGGCCAGGAAATGATCTCCCCCCTCTGTTCCCGGAAGCTCACCAGAGTCCCTACCCTCTCCTGCCAGCAGCTTGCTGACCATCCCAGACTCCCAGGAATCCCTGCGAGAGCCCTTGCTTTGGCCATGGCCTGGGCAGCCAGCAGCGCTGAAGGAAGGGCATGAGGGTGAGCAGGAGGGGGTAGTGTGAACAAGGAGGAGTTCATAGGTCAGAAGCAGGCCCTAGAGGCTGTTGGGCCCAGCTTTTCCTGGCCCATGTGTTGTACAGGGGTGGCCAGTCTTCCAGTCTATAATCTGAATAGATCTGTACATCTCAGGTGTACGTGAGGTGTTATTTTTAAAGGTAGGTACATGCTGTTGTGTTAATAAGATCCGCAcatatttagaagtgtttttaAATGTGTAGTTTTTGTCCTTGTGTATTTGCTCGATGAACTAAAGCGTATACAATGACCATCAGGCAAAATCCAGGATTTTCTTGTAGTACTCAAAAGGGCTCCTCCTGCTCAGAAAGGCTGGGCATCACTGGTTCTCCACAGAGAGTTCAGCCTCAGGAGCACCTAGGAAAAGCAGTCAATGCGGACGGCAGCCGTAAACCCGGCTGGCGTTTATGGAGCACGTCTTCTcttccaggctctgtgctcagtGCTTTACGGGTGCCAGATCTGGTCGCCTGCTCTGGACCTGCCCCCTTCTGCCTGTCACTCTCCAGTGGCACTGACATCTCTGTCTTGTTTGTGCATTTGTGTGAGCTCATCCAGGGCCACATGCCACGCTGTCCCTTTTCGGGTGCTCCAGGGTCGAGGAGAAGGTAGACCCTCCTTAACTGGTTGGTGAGAGGGCCTGAATGAACAGAGGTCTGTCCATTTGTACCTTTGTCTAGTTCATAAGTGGAAGATTCAGCAAAGGCATGGGAGCTGGTCAGCTCTGCCCACCTGAGCCTTCCTCATTTGACTCAGTGGCTCTCACAGAGCTTCCGGCTTCCCTGTAGTCAGGCTGGCCTCGACCACTCCCTGCTGCAGAGGGGCAGCGGGCACTCAGAGGcccactccagccccagcctGTTCTCGAAGGTGCCCGTGGGTGAAGGGCTGATAGCATTTCAGAGGCATTTGGGAAGGGGTGGGGCTGGCTGGCTTAGCCAACTGTGGTTCCCAGCCGTGCTGGGTTGCTCCTACCTAATAGACCTGCCGCTCCCTCTCCGCCCCCCCGTGATTCTGGATCTGATAAGTGTCAGGGCAGCAGTGTGGACCTCAAGAATGCTCCTGGTGTTTCCCTTGAGTTCCCGGAGGTTTACAGGCTCATGGATTAGGAAGGCACAGGCTCTGAGCTGTTCCCCGGGTATTtcacctcttctctctgtctccctctcaaGGCTTCCTCCTGATCTTGGCACTGACCGAAGCACTGGTATTTGCTGCCCAGGAACCATCTCCCAGGGAATCTCTTCAGGTCCTCCCTTCAGGCACCACCCCAAGCACTATGGTGACAGCACTGCTCAGCTCTACCAGACACTCATCCGTGGCAGCTGCACCTGCCTCCGTGGTGACACTGACCCTCCATCCCAATGGACCCTTCTCACAGACGGAAGCTCCCACAGCAATGACACCCCATCCAGATGGACACCCTCCTACAAACACCATCTCCACCATCATGGCAACAGCAGCCACCCCCCATTCTGAAGGCCTCCTGCCCACACAGCCCCTTCCTGCTACCATGGCAACCACATCCTCCCACTCAGAGGGCCATCCTCTAGGGAAGGCTGCACCCACCATCCTGCTGACAAAACCAACAGGAGCCACCAGCCACCCCACCACAGCACCGACCCGGGCTACCACGCGCAGGCACCCCAGGCCTCCAGGCTCTTCCCGAAGGGGGGCCGGTAGTTCATTACGCCCTGTCCCGCCTGCACTCAGTGGCCactctgggaggaaggagggccaGCGGGCTAGAAATCAGAGCTCCACACATCTGGGGCAGAAGCGGCCCCTGgggaaaatatttcagatttacAAAGGCAACTTCACAGGGTCTGTGGAGCCTGActcctccaccctcacccccaggaACCCACTCTGGGATTACTTCTCCTCGCCACAGCCCCAGACAGTGGCCACAATGGCAGCGCCCAGCAGGACCTCGTGGGTACCACCCACTGCCCCCCTGGTGCCTGCAGAGGACAAGCCAGGCCTTAGCACAGCAGACCAGGGGGGTGGTTCCACCTTCACCAGCCAAGGAGTGGAGCTGAACGCCACAGCAGCCTCAGGTGCCCCTGCCAGTCCACAACCTGCCCCAGTGCCTTCTCAGCACCCCCGCGGTGACCCACAGGACAGCCCCAGCCACAGTGACTCCTGGCTTACTGTCACCCCTACCACCAACAGACCTCTGTCTGCCAGCTCTGGCGTCTTCACGGCTGCCACAGGGCCCACCCAGGCTGCCTTCGATGCCAGTGTCTCAGCCCCTTCCAAGGGGATTCCTCAGGGACCATCCTCAACCCCACAGGCCCCAGCGCACCCCCCCGGGGTCTCAGAAAGCACTGTTTCCCAAGCCGAGGAGAAGGCTGCCGCTACCCCCACCATGACCGACAGGGTGCCCAGTCCCCTCTCCACAGTAGTGTCTACAGCCACGGGAAACTTCCTCAACCGCCTGGTCCCTGCCGGGACCTGGAAGCCTGGAACAGCGGCGAACATCTCCCACGTGGCTGAAGGGGATAAACCCCAGCACAGAGCCACCATCTGCCTGAGCAAGATGGACATCGCCTGGGTGATCCTGGCCATCAGCGTGCCCATCTCCTCCTGCTGTAAGTGCCTTGCcctgtccccctcctccctcccctccttcctctcccacgTCAGCCAGCCCCAGAGTTGGGCAGTCCCCACCAGGTGGGCTGCAGAACTTCCCAGAATCCCGAGAAACAAGGTGGCAGGACAAGAATCATGGGTTATCCCTACCCCTAGTCCTGGGGTCTGCCGCTGCGGCTCAGATGCCCACTGCTCGTGAAGGCGCAActcccaggagctgggagaaCCTTCAGGTTCTGCAGAAAGAGACACCAAGCTGGAGCGGTGACATGGCTCACCCGGGACCCCGGGGTtagggagaggcagggctgggatgagAGCTCGAAGAATCTGTCTCCCAGCCCGGTGCTCCTGTCCTGACACCACCCTGCCCCACTCACCCTCAGGGGTAGCCTGCCAGTGCCTGTAACAACGTGGCACCAAGACACCAGCAGTGAGAGTCGTCACTTCCTAATGTACGGCCGCCAAGGAGCAGAGCCCTCACCTGCCTCTCCTACTTCACTCCCATCTTCCTTCCTATCTTTACTCCCCTCcttcatctctcctcctcctctctcttcccccaagagggaagaagagatgaaGCTTTGGTCTTGCAGGAAGTTCTGTTAGCCTTGGCAAAACAGTTCTTGTAGCCAAGTTGAGGCTTGAGAGTTCCCTGTGGATTTAGCTgctccctgccacctcccccactTGTCCTTGTTCCTGCAGGGTGTGAGCTGGTTGCAGTGTGGGCCTCATCTTCATCTTTGGCCTCCAGAGGTGTTGGTGGAAAAGGGCTCTCCCCAGGCCGCCAGCACCTGTCTGTCCCTCCTTTACTAGGGATCAGGAGACTGTCTCCCTGACAACTCCATCAAGGTCCTGGTGTGGCCGCTTGGACCTTAGGCTTCCGTCATCTTCCCCGTGTACTTGCTCCTAGGTTCTTAGAGTTTCTCGAcctcagccccgccccaccccgcacGGGTGTCATCCAGCCTCCCTCTGGACCTTCCAGGGGTGAGACAGCTTCTGTGCTCCTCGCTCATCAGATAGCCCATTCTAGAAGCAGCCCCTCAGGTTGTTACCAGCTCTCTTGGGGGCCTGACATTTGCCTGCTTGTAATTTCCACTCTGTGGCCCTAAGCCATGCCttccaaaaccaaacaaaacaagtCCATCTGCTACCCCTTGAAACATTGGAAAAGGCTCTCAAGGGCAGTCTTctccttctctgagcttctcaTCCCTCCCCTTCAGGTCTCTTCATAGCCCCATTGCCTGGCCCTGCCCCGCCATCTGCCCCTTTGGATGGCCTCCACTTTGTCCTGCTCCCCCAGAAGGGAGCGCACAATGCACACCTGCCTGGCCCTGGCAGAGGAGAGCGGATGGTGGCTCCCTTGTTCTGGACACTGTGGGCACATTCGGGCGGCCTGCACTGGCATCAGCTCCGTTGGTTGTGCTGACTGTCACGTCACCATGGGCTCACCCTGACCTCCAGAGGAGCAAAGCCCCAGAGGCTCTGCACAGAGGAGGCTGTGGAGCCGGGTCCACCAGGCTTCCTCCCGCATCGGGCCGTGTACACGTTAGTGCAGAAGGCGTGTGCCTGGAACGTGAACGCGATTTCTCCTCACCATTGTGCTCCAAGATCTTTCTAATCTGGAGTCTGGATTCGTTCCAGGAGCCACCTCTCCCAGCTTTCTGTCTCCTTCTAGTTGATAAGCAAAGCAAACGTCCCATGTCAGGGATGGATGAGTGGAAATGTTTGCAGGCTGCATGTTTCATTCTTTCATTAAGCAGCTTTATTGTCTCTCATGGAAACTTTTTGTTCCTAAAACTTTGCCCACTTCTAAAACAGAAGAATGATAATGAGAAAATGTAGCACTATTAGccaataaattattaataatggTCATATTTGAGAAATAACCACATTAGAGACAGCTTTCTAATTTTCCATTCTTTACATGAGTCTAAAGGCTCTAGTTTATGATGTGAATTcccattatttttaatcattccaTCATTAAAACAGACTAGtcagaggaataaaataaaaacagaaaaagcaggggctggcccagtggcatagtggttaagttcagtgccctctgcttcagtggcccggggttcacgggttcagatctcaggctgggacccacaccactcatcagccatgctgtggcagcaacacacatataaagtggagggagattggcacagatgttagctcagggctaatcttcctcagcaaaagaaaaaaaaaaacagaaaaagcaaaaacactgTGCAAGGAACACACCTTACAGATGGGGGCATAAGTCGccaggtgaagtgacttgcccagggtccccATCACACAGGAATCAGCCCACATCTGGTGGTAGAGTCTGTTTGTCTGATTCAACACATTATTTCGTGAGCACccattgtgtgccaggcactgtgccaagcactaGGAGCAGGGATGTGTGATGTGGCTCCCTCCACAACATCTGGAGCCCTCTCCTTACCTGGGCCTCCCTCTTGGCCTGGGCCAGTCAGCACAGAGCACACAGGCCACACCCACCTGGGTTTGCAATTCTAAAAAGACTTCTCCAGCCCTTTGCTATGTAAGAGTTTGAAATCAGATCAGATCTTACTGCAAAGCTGGAAAACCCATGGGCTGCCGAAATCATGCATAATAATGTCAGCCAGGAGAGAAGCACGGACACAGACTGGACCTGCACCTCGAGAATGCTGCTGGCACTCTGACAGGAGCTGCAGGCACTGGGACAGAAAATATTCCTGTGTAAAGGATGATAGGAACCTTTCTTCAAAGTGGACTGTTAGCCTCTGGG from Equus caballus isolate H_3958 breed thoroughbred chromosome 16, TB-T2T, whole genome shotgun sequence harbors:
- the TMEM108 gene encoding transmembrane protein 108 isoform X1, producing MKRSLQALYCQLLSFLLILALTEALVFAAQEPSPRESLQVLPSGTTPSTMVTALLSSTRHSSVAAAPASVVTLTLHPNGPFSQTEAPTAMTPHPDGHPPTNTISTIMATAATPHSEGLLPTQPLPATMATTSSHSEGHPLGKAAPTILLTKPTGATSHPTTAPTRATTRRHPRPPGSSRRGAGSSLRPVPPALSGHSGRKEGQRARNQSSTHLGQKRPLGKIFQIYKGNFTGSVEPDSSTLTPRNPLWDYFSSPQPQTVATMAAPSRTSWVPPTAPLVPAEDKPGLSTADQGGGSTFTSQGVELNATAASGAPASPQPAPVPSQHPRGDPQDSPSHSDSWLTVTPTTNRPLSASSGVFTAATGPTQAAFDASVSAPSKGIPQGPSSTPQAPAHPPGVSESTVSQAEEKAAATPTMTDRVPSPLSTVVSTATGNFLNRLVPAGTWKPGTAANISHVAEGDKPQHRATICLSKMDIAWVILAISVPISSCSVLLTVCCLRRKKKTANPENNLSYWNNAITMDYFNKHAVELPREIQSLETSEDQLSEPRSPANGDYRDTGMVLVNPFCQETLFVGTDQVSEI
- the TMEM108 gene encoding transmembrane protein 108 isoform X2; this translates as MLFLGFLLILALTEALVFAAQEPSPRESLQVLPSGTTPSTMVTALLSSTRHSSVAAAPASVVTLTLHPNGPFSQTEAPTAMTPHPDGHPPTNTISTIMATAATPHSEGLLPTQPLPATMATTSSHSEGHPLGKAAPTILLTKPTGATSHPTTAPTRATTRRHPRPPGSSRRGAGSSLRPVPPALSGHSGRKEGQRARNQSSTHLGQKRPLGKIFQIYKGNFTGSVEPDSSTLTPRNPLWDYFSSPQPQTVATMAAPSRTSWVPPTAPLVPAEDKPGLSTADQGGGSTFTSQGVELNATAASGAPASPQPAPVPSQHPRGDPQDSPSHSDSWLTVTPTTNRPLSASSGVFTAATGPTQAAFDASVSAPSKGIPQGPSSTPQAPAHPPGVSESTVSQAEEKAAATPTMTDRVPSPLSTVVSTATGNFLNRLVPAGTWKPGTAANISHVAEGDKPQHRATICLSKMDIAWVILAISVPISSCSVLLTVCCLRRKKKTANPENNLSYWNNAITMDYFNKHAVELPREIQSLETSEDQLSEPRSPANGDYRDTGMVLVNPFCQETLFVGTDQVSEI